In Mustela erminea isolate mMusErm1 chromosome 20, mMusErm1.Pri, whole genome shotgun sequence, the sequence GAGAATGCAGGGTCCTAGGTAGGGGATGTTGCCCTGGGCCTGTCTGCTGCTTGTCTCCTGTCCCAGCTGTGGGATGAATGGGGCAGTGTCACCCCCAGTGGGTGGTATCTGAGGTGGCCCCAGAGCAAGCTGGGCCCGTGCCACATGGCAGTTCCCGGCCCACGATAGGCCCACCAGCTGTCGCCTGGATGTGTCCCAGGTTTGTGACCAGGGTGGTGGTGGAGTGGTGGCTTCCTCTGTTGTGACTCGTCTTGCTTCTGCTGCATGGTGTGTCAGCGAAGGGGACCCGAAGGGGACTCGCTTGTGCCTGGGAGCCCTGCGTTGAGTGTAGGGACCAGTATGCTGAGCAGCAGGACCAGCCCAGGAACAGGTTGTGGGAAGGACTGGGCTCAACGGCTCATGAGCCCTGTGGACAGGATCAGAACCCGGGTCTGGCCACCCCCTGTCACCCTGGGCACGTCCCCCGCTGGGAGCCTCCGGTGCTGGTCTCCTGCATGCAGCGGTAGCCCCGAGGCCTGCAGGGGCGTGTGGGAGGCCCGCTGACAGGGTGCTGCCTCTGGCTGGGCCCGCAGGCCTGCTGGACAGTACCGCGGCTGACTCTGTGACGGCTGACATGCTCCTGCCCTCCAAGGCAGCCTGTGTGGGTCTCCTGTGCCAGACCCTGGCCCACCTGGAGCTGCTGCTACCCCTGGTGAGTGCAGCCTGGGCCCGTGTCTGTGGCAGCAGCGGGACATGGGGCCTGTGctgacccctccctctcccccagccccagcgcccctgcccctggcctcagGCGCCCCTGCTGGGGGCCGCGGTGACCCTGTTGCAGCTGTGCAGGGGTTCTGGGAGCCCTGCCTCCGATGCAGGGCGCCAGCTCTGCGCGCTCCTGCTGGGCTGTGTGCGGGTCCAGCGGGCGGCCCTCGATTTCTTGGGGACGCTGTCTCAGGAGACAGGTAAGCCAGAGCGCCCCACGGGCCCCgcttgcctgctgctctgctgtgCTGGGATCACCGTCCTCCATGCGTCCTCTCTGAGGCAGGGTGGGATTCGGCCGGCCCACGGGTTCTGTCCCCTGCTTTCCACGGATTGACGCACTCTCACGCTTGGGAGGTCCCTGGAGGGGAAGGTTGGGTGCTTCCTCCATGTCTGTCTCAGGCCCCCCAGAGTTGGTGACGCAGGTGTTTGCTGTCCTTCTGGAATATCTCAGGAGCCCAGACTCCAGTCCCACGGTACAGGCacggggtgcagggggagggtggggaggaggggcgagATGTGTGGGGAGCACCTTGCAGGCCTCTCAGAGCAGGGCCTGCTACAGGGCCAGTGGCTtcttttttctagatttattgggagagaaaacagggagggggcagagggagggggagacagtGCCCAGCAGTccctgtgctgagcgtggagctccgtctcacgaccctgggatcgcgacctgagccagaacccagAGTccgacacttagctgactgaacccTGCAGACGCCCCCAGAGTCACTTCAGAGTGAGGGGCAGGTGCCGGCACAGGGTTTGACCCAGGCCCAGCAGTGGGGAGGACTGAGCTCTGGGCGGGCTGAGCCGTGGGGAGCAGGGAATTAATTCCCCAGGAGAGTGGGGACTGCGGCCAGCCGGGCCCTGCCCTTGGGGTCCAAACTACTTGTCAGAGTTTTCTGCAAACATAGTCCTCATGGTGCCCACGGTGGCTGGGCTCTGGCGGGTGCAGTGAGAGCGCCCCCTGCCATCAGGCTGGCAGTTGGAGGTGGGGACAGCAGGCTTGGTGGCTTCCTGGGCTTCTGAGGAAAGGGGGCCTGCAGAATTTGTCCAGTGCAAGAGGGGGGCGTCCTGATGGGAgcggcctcctcctcctgtcttggGCCCCGGAATGCTAGCTCTGCTGTTGCCCAGGGCTCCTGCCTCATAAAAACGAAACCCGCTGttgccctctccctgcccctggggcccCATCTCATGTCCCAGAGCAGGGGTAGGAGCACGGGATAGGCAGACCAGGACAGGCAGGCCAGCTGCTGCCTCATTGCCCCTGGCCCTGCAGCCCTGCTTTGCCTGCTCCAGGTTCTGAAGAAGGCCTTCCAGGCCACGTTCAGGTGGCTCCTGAGTTCCCCCAGGACCCCCGGCTGCTCGGACCTGGATTCCCACACCCTGCTATTCCTAAGAGGTAATCGGGGCCCTCCCCAGGTAAAGCGAGGGCGTTGCCGGGGTGAGCGGTTGGGGTAGGGCGGGCCTGGCCTTGGCCCCTCTGAGcggcccctcctgccccagagcTGCTCCCTGTGCTGCAGAAGCGTCTGTGCAGCCCCTGCTGGGAGGTGAGGGACTCCGGCCTCGAGTTCCTGACCCAGATGACCAGACGTTGGGGAGGTGAGTGCTGGATGGGAGGGGGCCCAGGCTCAGCCCGCTGGCTATCTCTTGTCGGCTTCGGGAAGCAGAGCACCATGGCTGCCcttggagaagggagggaggaggctgcaGGCTCCGGCCTTAGTCACAGCCACCTGTGGCTGCTTGGACCCCCAGGGCAGGCCGGCTTCAGACATGCACTCCTCGCTTCGGAGGTGCCCAGGCTCACCGAGCAGCTCCTGCGAGACCCTGAGAGTTACGTCCGAGCCAGCGCAGTGACTGCCATGGGGCAGCTCTCCAGCCAGGGGCTGTGTGTCCCCCCCGCCGGCCCTGAGCACCCAGGGAGCCAGCAGGTAGGAGGCGGTGGGTCCCCAGGGAGCTGTCTTGATGCGCAGGGCCCAGTGGGTTGGCTGCCCAGTGTCGGGCAGTCTGGGTCCAGGTTTCCGTCACATACGCTCCCTGGATCTCTGGCTCTTCTTCCAAGCCCCCTGTCACTTGATACACGAGCAAATGGGGGCTgaggggaaaagcaggtttcACCCCGCACCTGGGTGGCAGGGTTCGTCATCGGGTGGGGGTTCTATGCCCGTCGttgggagcctgccttcccctgcccctcccactgcctctTGCTCTGTCCTCCAGAAGAGCCTGCTCGGGGAGCTTCTGCACATCCTGTCCACAGACTCGGAGGGATTCCCACGGAGGGCCGTCATGCAGGTCTTCACCCAGTGGCTGAGGGATAGCCATGCCGACGTGGTCGGGGACACGGAACAGTTTGTGGCCGGCGTGCTCCAGGTGGCCGGCCAGGATCTGGACTGGGAGGTCCGGGCCCAGGGCCTGGAGCTGGCGCTGGTGTTCCTGGAGCAGACGCTGGGCCCGCCCCGCTCCCACTGTCCCTATGCCGTGACCCCGCCCGTGGCAGCCCCCACCGGCCCGCTGACCCAGGCCCTGCAGTCACTCTGCCGAGTGCGGCTCTTCGAGTTCGCCTTCCGTGCCTTGTTTGACTGTGACCGACCTGTGGCTCAGAAGTCCTGTGatctgctcctcctcctgagGGCCAAGACGGCTTCCTCCAGCAGCCTGCAGGAGCCCAGGAGCAGCCCCGACGTGGCCTCCGTGGAGGCCGCCCTGCAGAGGTGGCGGGCGGGCGATCAGGCCCAGCCCCTGGGGGATCTGGAGCCCGAGGTCGTGCTGGCCGTGCTGAGGTCGATGGACCTGGAGGGCCTTCGGGGGGCATTGGCCGAGAGCAGCGACCACATGGAGAAGAGCCCTCAGTCGCTCTTGCAGGACATGCTGGCCACGGTGGGCATCCTGGGGGAGAATGAGGCCGACTGCTACTGAGGCAGCCCCAGGCTGACGTGCCCGGGCCCCCCGTCCCTGTGCCTTGGGACCCTGTTGTCCTGAGAGCGCTGGCCAGTCTGGTGGTGTGAGGGATCTTCGGGGAGACCGGAACCAGGTGGGACCAGCCAGTTTGACGAGTCCGTCTTGATGTATGTGATGAAGGAAAGTGGCTTATTTTTTACCcaaaataaatggtgtttggCAGTGCCGCTGAGTTAGCCTGTGTTAGACTGCCCTGGGGGGTAGGTTCCGGGCCTGGTGGGGCTTGGAGAAACATCTGCAGAAGGATTTCTCTGCTGAACAGCCACGTGCTTCATGGGTGTGTGTTGGGGCGTCTCCACTTGGACCCACTGTACCCCAGGGATGCCTAGACATCAGCCAACAGCTCAGGCTGGAGCATGTCCGGCCCTGGATTCCAGCCCCCTGTGATTGTGACCCCGGGTTGGACCAAGGCCAGGCCTCCAGCCTCTGAACCCCCAAGATCACCATATACTCGTAGTGACTGACAGCTTGCTGTGTCAGCCGGCTGGGCAGGGAGAGCTGCTGGTAGCGTGGCAGGGAGTCGGGACCCGGGCTGGTGCCTAGGGGCTATATGGCTACACCGGGGCCAGCTCTGCCGCCTCCAGGTCATGGGACCTTGGGCACGTCTCTACCTCTAGGaacccattttctcatctgtgaaatggagaatCTCCCCTTTGCCTCCCACAGATAAGTGTCCTGGAGTTCTGAAGCAGCTGGCCTGGTCAAGAAAGAACTCCCAAGAGAAATTTAGAAAcgtttttaatgaaaagaaagtaaaaatacaactTATGGCAGTTTGTGGGATGAAGCAGAGTGCTCAGAGGGAAGGTTACAGCCTTGAGCGCAGAGATTAGGAAATGAGCGTCTCAAATCAATAGGTTCTACCTTTGATGagtagaaaaagaacagaataaatccaaagcagaaagaaaagaggagtcaAAATTGGAGCCGAGATCAGTGAAACTGAAACCAGGAAAGGAGTAGAGGAAATCACCTAAGCCAAAAGCTGATCCTTTGTAGAGATCAGTAAGAGGAATTGAAAAGAGGATATGCAAGGGACTAACCCCCGAAATCAAAGTGGGGCGCTCACTGCAGGTGCCGCAGACACGGGAAACCCGCCGGGAATAACGGTAACGGGGTCCTGCGAGCAGGTTCGTGCCACAGACTTGACCTCGATGAGACAGGTCGAtcccttgaaagacacaatctgccaAAACTCACCCAGAAAGAAACGGAGGATTTCCGTAGGCCTGTTTCTGATAAGGAAACGGAGTCAGTAGTTCATAGCTTTCCGAAACAGCAGGGGGCCCGGGATGGGTGCGCTGGTGAGCTTGGCAGACACTCGGAGGAAAGGAGCGCCAGAATGCTTGTCTGGTGAGGCATCACCTGACTCCCAAGTTCCACAGAGGCTCCAGGAAAGCACAGGAGACCAGGATGCGGTGAACAGAGGCGGCAGGTGTCAAAGCACTAGCACTTCGAATCCCATGATGTAGGAAAACAGCGCCACTGCTGCTGCCACCTGGTGGGACCCATCCCGGGCGTGCAAGGCTGGGTTAGCCTTTGAAAACTAATGTAAGCTAGGCTGCCCACAGGCTAAAGGAGAAAAttcagatgcagagaaagcattcatAACCACTGCCCTGTCCTCCCCCAGATGAAGGCCCCAGAGACTtccggagggagagagagaggtgcgGACAGCAAGGTCAGCTGCTCTGGGagcctgctcggtgggaagccacCGCAGCCGTCCCGGGCAGGCTTTGCAATCACGGTGCAGGCCCAGTGCTTTCCACCTGCCCACGACGGGGGTCAAGTCCTGGCTTCGCCACTCACGGGCTGCCGTGTCCTGGGTGGCACCCTGTCTCCCCTGAGTTCTGTGTGGGCCGCCCCGGAGTGCGGAGAGCCGGTGGGGACAACATGGTGTGTCGCTCACAGCGAGGGGGGGGTGGATGTGTTAGTTTCTTGCCTTGCTCCTTCCTCTTTAACTGTTGTGTCCCCAAGGTCATGTGGATTGGcctgctctcctgctctgcccacctccttcccctggcTTCACACACCACCCTCACGCTTCTgcccaggcttctctctgagcccTGGACCTGCATGTCCACTGCCCACGGGGTCAGCTGCCCTGGGACAGGGAGAGGACACTGTACACATCCTAACACTTCCCTGTGTCTGCTGCCTCTCTGTGGGTTCCTGCAGCCACTTCCTCATGGGTCTCCTTCCActggccttccctccctccaatCTGTTCTCCCTGGCTGCAGAGTGAGCTGTCTAAACCTGGCCATTGTCCCTTCCCTGCCCAGAACCGGCCATGGCTCCCCGTTGCCAGCAGGCTGCACACAAGGCCTTTTGGGCCAGGCGCCCATCAGGCTGTCCTGCACGATCTCCTACAGAGCCCTGCCTTATTCTCCTGGAGAATCACCCACAGGAGACTATGGGAGTCATGGGCGGTGGCTCCATCTCTGGGCCTCTCCTTTTCAGCTTCAGCAGGTGGTCTGCGGGGGGCCCAGGAGCCTGCGTGGACAGCCAGCACTGCAGGAGAGGCGGGTGATGACCATCCCTGTCTCGCTTAGTCCTAAGATGTCATCCTGTGCCTGTCCTTCTGAGGGTACACTGACACCAAGACTCTAAGCAGACAACTGTTTTCTGCCAGCACGTGGCAGTCCACTGAGCACGTTGCACAGTCCCCGTCTCCCGCTGCCACGGCCAAGAGCTCCCTGTCCATCTCACTGCTGTCTTTTCTCTGTGACTTCTCTTAGCACTTGTCtccttgtctttggttttctgcaaTTTTACTATCATGTAGGtgaggggtttttgttgttgttgttgttttttgttttgttttgttttgttttaattcttggGATTCACTGGGATTCTTGAATCTAGATTTTCTTCCATTAGTTCTGGCAAATTCTCACCTGTCGTTTTGGATGTTGTCCCTGCTCCGTATTATCTCTCACTTTTCCTAGAACGCCAGTAAATACCTGTGATCTCACTTTTCCCTTCACATATCCTGTCTTTTTTGATTTCTCTGTGTTCCGTTCTCTCTGTGCTTTTTGGAAAATCTGTCGTCACTTCATAGAGCTTCTGCTGTGTGCTGGTACTTTCAAGCTTGCCTTTTTGTCTTTGAACACAGCAAGCTCCATTGTTTTATGGCCTGGGTCTACCTACACTAGTCGTAGTGACAATAGCGGCTTATCCCGCACCTTAAGGGGGCACGGCTGAAATACAGGTTCCCTTGCTGCCCACAGAGCGTTTCTGTTCTCGGCGGCTTTCCTCCCGATGGTGAAAGGGGTCCCAGGCCCCTCTGTTCTGGTGCCTTATCACCAGCCTACAGCTCCTAAGGCTCCTGTGGGTTTGGGTCCTGCCAGGCATACAGAAAAGAGGAGAGCATGAACGATCAAACAGGAGTGGCTTCGTGGGCTGGGTGTGGAAGGCCCACGTCCCCACGCATGTTCCCTGGCCCAGCTTCAGTCCCGTGGTCATGCCCAACAGCGCCGCACTCTGGGGAGCATGGCGGTGGGGGGAGAGTGACTGGGGCCAGCCAGCTGGGATCTGCCACAAGGTGGGACAATCCCAGGATCCAAGTCTGTCTCCGTGCCTGCCTGTGGCTCCTCGTTTCCACCTGTTGTTGGCCGCTAACCGTGTGCTCGTCCCTGGTTCTCCAACACCTGGAGGCCTAGGGTAAAGGGGAACTTTTCTAGGGAGGAGCTCAGTGGGGACCGCCCCCAACCCACACTCACAGCTCGAACCTGGGAGCCCCACCCACGTACCGTGGCCCTGGGTCTGAGGTCACTGTGGGTGCAGCTCCCTGGGGTTCCCAGCAGGATCGGGGGGCAGGTGTGATTCTGACCCATCCCCACCCGAAGAGCGTAGTCCTTCAGGTTTTCAAGTTTAGAGCGAGAACTGGCTCTGACTTCTGCCCTCTGACCCCACTGTGGGAGTCACGGGTCGTGGGCCCTTGGAGAGGAAAACTCAGAGAATGAAAGCTCTGATCCAGCCGGATCCTGTGGCCATGGCCTCAGGCATGTCCTCCACCCTCTTCCACCTGGGAGCTGGGAGGAATAAAGCCTTCCTCTGTGTGCCGtgggctcctgggaggcagggggctggCCCCTGGTAGGTCTGGGTCCTGCCCACACACTCGGGGCTGGTCCTTagcagcctgggggtggggggcgtttAGGGCTCTCACCATGTGCTGACTGTGGGAGATTGGCGGCTGCTGGTTGGGGCCCTGGGGAAGGGGTGTATCAGTTAGCTCCTGCTGTGTAACAAGCTCTCTAGCCAGTGACTTGAAATGATAACGTTTGATTGTGTCTAAAGGGTCTGCGGGGTGCCCCACAGGCATTGCTGCTTCTCTAGGCTTGCTCTCCTGCATCTGGGCTCCGCCAGTGAGTTGGCTGGGGGCTAGCTGTTCCCAGGTGGTCTCAACGGGAATGGCCCAGGCCCCCTGTGCTCTCGAACCTTCCAGCAGGCCAGCCCGGGCTTGCTCTCATGTGATCCCTCCAGCTCACAGAGAGCAGGGCCAGGCACACACCTCCCCGGGGACCTGAGCTCCGCAGTGCCACAGTGTCTCGTCCGTCACCCTTACTGGCCCAACCATGTCGCGAGACAGGCTCAGATTCAAGGTGGGATATGGGCTCCACCTCCCGACAGGAGTTTCTGCAAAGGGCACAAGGGTGATTCAGGGAGGGCTGGAGAATTGGGGCGGCTTTGGGGTTGATCTTCCACAGAGGGGGAGCCCTAACCCTTAGCCCCTTGAGCCGGCTTCCAGGGGGTAGGGGGAGACTGGGCCTTGGTGCTCCCAGAGCTGCTCACCTGCGTGGGATGCGTCTTCAGCGGGCCAGTGGGAACAATAGTCCAGCCTCAGGACACCACACCAAGTCCTTTGGGAGCCAGGCCCACGCCCAGGTACTGCATGGGAGATTTGTTGAAGGACTGAGTGACCAAAGTCAGCCCGCAGTATGTAGCAAGAGGAAAATCTGTGTGCAAGCCTGGTTCAGGGTCTGGGGGGGGCTGTCTCCACAGCGAACCACACCCCCCTTGCCTGCCTGGGAGCCTGAGGGCAGAGACCTTGAGCCTCGTCCCCTCTGTGGAGACAGTCTTCCCTGCACTCGTCTGTTCCCGTCAGAGCCAAGATGTGTCGCCATGGAAACTGCTTGGCAAACACGCCAGCAGGCAGAGGCGGCAAACAGCAGCTTGGGCGCCTGTTGCAGTGAGGGTGGCGGGGATGGCATGAGCGAGCGGCAGCCCGGCAGCGCGTGTGTGacctgtgtgtggggggagggcagagagggctcGGGCGGGGCTGCCCGCAGGTGGGCGCGGCCGGGCGTGCCCTGTGCACGTGTGCGGATGGAGGCTGGTGTGTCCGAGCCCGTGCGCTGGGCGTGCCACGTGCGGACCGGCCATGTGCAGGGGCGGGGCTGATGGGCCACAAGGCTCGGCCGCGCACCCGCCTCGTCTGAGTGCTTCGTAGGACACGGACGGGAGCGCGACAGAGGTGGCCTGGGCGTCCCAGCCCACAGCGCGCCATTCCGCACCAAGGACCACCGCTGAACCAGGTGAGGCGCGCGTGAGGAGGGCTTCTGGGAAGAAGTCGCGCTCGGGCTCATGGTGGAGTGGGCGTCGCCCCTGCCAAGGGGGGCTGGGGGCTCCCGGTGGAAGGTGCTGCCCCGCAAGGGCCTGCACgtgggctgggagggaaggaggcagcctGGAGCAGGCGGGGAGGGCACCTGCACGGGGAGGGGCTCCGTCCCAGTTTGGGAACCCCAGGTGAGGGCTGCGGGATGCCTTCTAGGCAGAGGGAccccagaggcagaaagagggtaGCGTCTGGGACACACAGAGCACGTGTGGGACATGGCGGGCCGAGGGGCTCCAGGGGGAAGCCTGGACTTGGAGAGCAAGGGGACTTCTTCAGAGGCCTCTGTGGGGCGCGTGGCCTGGAGGGGGCTGCGGGGAGGCCTGGGCCATCCCCCAGGTCAGGTTGGGCAGTCTGGCTGGGGCTAGGGCCGGTCAGGAGATCCCCTGGGAGTTGACCAGAGGCTCCCCGGTGACCGTGGGGATGAGGGAGCGTCTCCTGGGTTGGGAGATGCTGTGGGGAGAGGGCATGGCGGGAGGCTTGGGTGTGCCCCTGAAGGAGGGGTGATCGTGGCCCCGGGGCTGCCCCACCAGGAGCTCCCAGAACAGGCTCAGAGCTTGGGGCTCAGACGGGTCGGACCCCACCGCTGCCTGGGGCTCCAGCTCCTGCTGCTCCGGCCCTCCTATCCTAGTGGGGCGGGTGTGCACTGCACCCAGCAGGCCTGTCTGGGAGACCCCGGCTCCAGGTGGGACTTCCTGACACTCAGGGAGCGTGCCCGTGTCCTTGGCACCCACTTCCAGCCGCTGTAGCTCCGGGGCCGGGGTGTGGATGTGGCAGGTGGGGGGTGCTCACGGCCTTGCCAGGAAAGGGGGCTGTGCAACTGTACACCTCATTCCggctgccctccctgctctggctGGTGGAAGACGCTGTGACACCGGCTTTACTGAACCCCTGCAGCCCAGTAGTGTCTGGCCCCACTCAggacccctcccctgccaccttcCCTGACTGAGCTCCTCCTCCAGTGCTGGGCCTGCGCAGGCTCAGCTGGACCCTGAGGATGGAGCTGTTACGCCAGCGGCTGctggggcccagagcaggagcTATGATCCCTGGGGCCCAAGTGAGCCACTTCTGGAGTCCAGGTGACCCTGACGGGGACTGATGTCCCCAGGACACGGGGCTGCCTCCCCCAGAGAGGGTGTCCCAGCCTCCTGACCACccagtgtctctgtgtctctgagaaGAGTGGGGGGACTCTCTCTGGTCCCCTGACCTCCCCAAACCAGGAGAGGCAAGGGGATGCCCCAGAGGGAGGCAGACACAGGTGGAGGGGACGTTAGCCAGAGCAGCCCTCCTGGACCCCCACTGCCCCCTCAGGCTTGGCCGAGCCCATGGGGAGGGCCCTCCTTGTGTGGTGTGTTGGGGCGGCCCCTCGGTGCCTGGCTGCTCTCTGGGGGCACAAGGACTTTGTGAGCCTGGCTCAAAGGGATATTGATCCGAGCTCGGAGGTGGCCCTCCCAGGCTGGGCCCTTCTGGCAGCTccagccctgctctgcccctcactcccatCTCTCCCACCTCCAACGCCAAGGGCTTCTGTCCGacgcccacccccccaccaacccgTGGCCTCCAGAGCTGGAGGTGAGGAGCTGCAGCTCCGGGAGCTGGGAGTGCCTGGGAGCCCAGGGTGCGGTTCTAGGCTGGCGGGTGGGCGGGGGCTGAGCTTCACTTTCCAGGGACCACAGCTCACTCCAGGAGCCCTGCTGGGACTggaggccggggggggggggggggggggctggggcaCGGGCGGGGAGGCCCCGAGTCCACATCCCTGCTCCATTCGAGCCGACCCCAGGTCCCACTGAGCAGCAGGGTGAGATCCTCCCACAGCCCGGGCCTCATGTTCCCGCCTCCCCCGCACGGCTCCCAGGGGACCTAGTGGGAGACACGAACGTCCGTGCCAGGTGCCAGGCTGTCGGCCCCCTTGCCTTTGTTCCAAGGcccctgaccacccccacccacccccatgccgccctgctccccttcctgaGCCCTTCATCTCCCTAGTCCCTCGGATGGTCCTTTCCCCAGAGGCCCCACCACTCTGACCTGCAGCCCCCCTGGCCGGCAGGACCCCCGTGCCCCCGAGCAAGGCCACTCGCCCCCTCACGCTGCACAGGCTCGCCAGCGCCGACCACAGTGCTCTGTCGGCCC encodes:
- the BRAT1 gene encoding BRCA1-associated ATM activator 1 isoform X3; the protein is MDPECSQLLPALCAVLADPRQPMVDDTCLEKLLDWFKTITEAGSSLLLLQENPCLVELLCHVLKPQDLSSRVLSFSLRLTGVFAAQEDCFQYLQQGELLPRLFGEAGPLGGAAWTAPTVRSGWIQGLRSLAQHPSALHFLADCGAVDTIFSLQGDSSLFVASAAGQLLVHILSLSMRGPAEGPPSLQADDWPPCAQKIVGHIEESLRSTAIPQITQALNVLTTTFSHCHDPWTQVLWVQLHPLVAALLQKDPVPAAHSLVDLLLSVARPQALRAQAFAVLLQPLACVLQATAQGPGPSGLLDSTAADSVTADMLLPSKAACVGLLCQTLAHLELLLPLPQRPCPWPQAPLLGAAVTLLQLCRGSGSPASDAGRQLCALLLGCVRVQRAALDFLGTLSQETGPPELVTQVFAVLLEYLRSPDSSPTVLKKAFQATFRWLLSSPRTPGCSDLDSHTLLFLRELLPVLQKRLCSPCWEVRDSGLEFLTQMTRRWGGQAGFRHALLASEVPRLTEQLLRDPESYVRASAVTAMGQLSSQGLCVPPAGPEHPGSQQKSLLGELLHILSTDSEGFPRRAVMQVFTQWLRDSHADVVGDTEQFVAGVLQVAGQDLDWEVRAQGLELALVFLEQTLGPPRSHCPYAVTPPVAAPTGPLTQALQSLCRVRLFEFAFRALFDCDRPVAQKSCDLLLLLRAKTASSSSLQEPRSSPDVASVEAALQRWRAGDQAQPLGDLEPEVVLAVLRSMDLEGLRGALAESSDHMEKSPQSLLQDMLATVGILGENEADCY
- the BRAT1 gene encoding BRCA1-associated ATM activator 1 isoform X1; the encoded protein is MDPECSQLLPALCAVLADPRQPMVDDTCLEKLLDWFKTITEAGSSLLLLQENPCLVELLCHVLKPQDLSSRVLSFSLRLTGVFAAQEDCFQYLQQGELLPRLFGEAGPLGGAAWTAPTVRSGWIQGLRSLAQHPSALHFLADCGAVDTIFSLQGDSSLFVASAAGQLLVHILSLSMRGPAEGPPSLQADDWPPCAQKIVGHIEESLRSTAIPQITQALNVLTTTFSHCHDPWTQVLWVQLHPLVAALLQKDPVPAAHSLVDLLLSVARSPALSSSSCGLWETLAQTLSHLSPTQAGLLALGTLKLQDCPQALRAQAFAVLLQPLACVLQATAQGPGPSGLLDSTAADSVTADMLLPSKAACVGLLCQTLAHLELLLPLPQRPCPWPQAPLLGAAVTLLQLCRGSGSPASDAGRQLCALLLGCVRVQRAALDFLGTLSQETGPPELVTQVFAVLLEYLRSPDSSPTVLKKAFQATFRWLLSSPRTPGCSDLDSHTLLFLRELLPVLQKRLCSPCWEVRDSGLEFLTQMTRRWGGQAGFRHALLASEVPRLTEQLLRDPESYVRASAVTAMGQLSSQGLCVPPAGPEHPGSQQKSLLGELLHILSTDSEGFPRRAVMQVFTQWLRDSHADVVGDTEQFVAGVLQVAGQDLDWEVRAQGLELALVFLEQTLGPPRSHCPYAVTPPVAAPTGPLTQALQSLCRVRLFEFAFRALFDCDRPVAQKSCDLLLLLRAKTASSSSLQEPRSSPDVASVEAALQRWRAGDQAQPLGDLEPEVVLAVLRSMDLEGLRGALAESSDHMEKSPQSLLQDMLATVGILGENEADCY
- the BRAT1 gene encoding BRCA1-associated ATM activator 1 isoform X5; protein product: MRGPAEGPPSLQADDWPPCAQKIVGHIEESLRSTAIPQITQALNVLTTTFSHCHDPWTQVLWVQLHPLVAALLQKDPVPAAHSLVDLLLSVARSPALSSSSCGLWETLAQTLSHLSPTQAGLLALGTLKLQDCPQALRAQAFAVLLQPLACVLQATAQGPGPSGLLDSTAADSVTADMLLPSKAACVGLLCQTLAHLELLLPLPQRPCPWPQAPLLGAAVTLLQLCRGSGSPASDAGRQLCALLLGCVRVQRAALDFLGTLSQETGPPELVTQVFAVLLEYLRSPDSSPTVLKKAFQATFRWLLSSPRTPGCSDLDSHTLLFLRELLPVLQKRLCSPCWEVRDSGLEFLTQMTRRWGGQAGFRHALLASEVPRLTEQLLRDPESYVRASAVTAMGQLSSQGLCVPPAGPEHPGSQQKSLLGELLHILSTDSEGFPRRAVMQVFTQWLRDSHADVVGDTEQFVAGVLQVAGQDLDWEVRAQGLELALVFLEQTLGPPRSHCPYAVTPPVAAPTGPLTQALQSLCRVRLFEFAFRALFDCDRPVAQKSCDLLLLLRAKTASSSSLQEPRSSPDVASVEAALQRWRAGDQAQPLGDLEPEVVLAVLRSMDLEGLRGALAESSDHMEKSPQSLLQDMLATVGILGENEADCY
- the BRAT1 gene encoding BRCA1-associated ATM activator 1 isoform X4 gives rise to the protein MDPECSQLLPALCAVLADPRQPMVDDTCLEKLLDWFKTITEAGSSLLLLQENPCLVELLCHVLKPQDLSSRVLSFSLRLTGVFAAQEDCFQYLQGDSSLFVASAAGQLLVHILSLSMRGPAEGPPSLQADDWPPCAQKIVGHIEESLRSTAIPQITQALNVLTTTFSHCHDPWTQVLWVQLHPLVAALLQKDPVPAAHSLVDLLLSVARSPALSSSSCGLWETLAQTLSHLSPTQAGLLALGTLKLQDCPQALRAQAFAVLLQPLACVLQATAQGPGPSGLLDSTAADSVTADMLLPSKAACVGLLCQTLAHLELLLPLPQRPCPWPQAPLLGAAVTLLQLCRGSGSPASDAGRQLCALLLGCVRVQRAALDFLGTLSQETGPPELVTQVFAVLLEYLRSPDSSPTVLKKAFQATFRWLLSSPRTPGCSDLDSHTLLFLRELLPVLQKRLCSPCWEVRDSGLEFLTQMTRRWGGQAGFRHALLASEVPRLTEQLLRDPESYVRASAVTAMGQLSSQGLCVPPAGPEHPGSQQKSLLGELLHILSTDSEGFPRRAVMQVFTQWLRDSHADVVGDTEQFVAGVLQVAGQDLDWEVRAQGLELALVFLEQTLGPPRSHCPYAVTPPVAAPTGPLTQALQSLCRVRLFEFAFRALFDCDRPVAQKSCDLLLLLRAKTASSSSLQEPRSSPDVASVEAALQRWRAGDQAQPLGDLEPEVVLAVLRSMDLEGLRGALAESSDHMEKSPQSLLQDMLATVGILGENEADCY
- the BRAT1 gene encoding BRCA1-associated ATM activator 1 isoform X2 translates to MDPECSQLLPALCAVLADPRQPMVDDTCLEKLLDWFKTITEAGSSLLLLQENPCLVELLCHVLKPQDLSSRVLSFSLRLTGVFAAQEDCFQYLQQGELLPRLFGEAGPLGGAAWTAPTVRSGWIQGLRSLAQHPSALHFLADCGAVDTIFSLQGDSSLFVASAAGQLLVHILSLSMRGPAEGPPSLQADDWPPCAQKIVGHIEESLRSTAIPQITQALNVLTTTFSHCHDPWTQVLWVQLHPLVAALLQKDPVPAAHSLVDLLLSVARSPALSSSSCGLWETLAQTLSHLSPTQAGLLALGTLKLQDCPQALRAQAFAVLLQPLACVLQATAQGPGPSGLLDSTAADSVTADMLLPSKAACVGLLCQTLAHLELLLPLPQRPCPWPQAPLLGAAVTLLQLCRGSGSPASDAGRQLCALLLGCVRVQRAALDFLGTLSQETGPPELVTQVFAVLLEYLRSPDSSPTVLKKAFQATFRWLLSSPRTPGCSDLDSHTLLFLRELLPVLQKRLCSPCWEVRDSGLEFLTQMTRRWGGQAGFRHALLASEVPRLTEQLLRDPESYVRASAVTAMGQLSSQGLCVPPAGPEHPGSQQSLLGELLHILSTDSEGFPRRAVMQVFTQWLRDSHADVVGDTEQFVAGVLQVAGQDLDWEVRAQGLELALVFLEQTLGPPRSHCPYAVTPPVAAPTGPLTQALQSLCRVRLFEFAFRALFDCDRPVAQKSCDLLLLLRAKTASSSSLQEPRSSPDVASVEAALQRWRAGDQAQPLGDLEPEVVLAVLRSMDLEGLRGALAESSDHMEKSPQSLLQDMLATVGILGENEADCY